Proteins encoded by one window of Cyclobacteriaceae bacterium:
- a CDS encoding Crp/Fnr family transcriptional regulator: MNPILYILQQVHPLSMETQEAFSSILHTKQVKRGDHLVRIGQVPENFYFVVKGLARVYYLRNDQDITDYFAIDNQFIGALPALFSQQPSHKAIEVLEDSTISYFSYAAFDKLCEQHHDLERASRKMTIYGMLEGQQRIESIRFLSAKERYEELEKLYPGITNRAPLKHIASYLGTTQVSISRIRAGKQ; encoded by the coding sequence ATGAATCCTATTCTTTATATTCTTCAGCAGGTACACCCACTTTCAATGGAAACGCAAGAGGCCTTTTCCTCCATCCTACATACCAAACAGGTTAAGCGAGGCGATCACCTGGTTCGGATCGGTCAGGTACCGGAGAATTTTTACTTTGTGGTAAAAGGTCTGGCACGTGTTTATTATTTACGGAATGATCAGGACATAACCGATTACTTTGCCATCGATAATCAGTTTATCGGTGCGTTGCCCGCCTTGTTCAGTCAGCAACCTTCGCACAAGGCCATAGAAGTGTTGGAAGATTCAACCATTAGTTACTTCTCATACGCTGCTTTCGATAAGCTGTGCGAACAACATCACGATCTTGAACGTGCTTCGCGTAAAATGACGATTTACGGAATGCTTGAGGGGCAACAACGCATAGAAAGCATTCGGTTTTTATCGGCTAAGGAACGCTACGAAGAATTAGAAAAGCTGTATCCCGGTATAACCAATCGGGCACCGTTAAAACACATTGCTTCCTACCTCGGCACAACACAGGTAAGCATCAGCCGCATTCGCGCAGGCAAGCAATAA
- a CDS encoding helix-turn-helix domain-containing protein, translating to MGYRMDFFAVFILLGLVQAVFLTLFFFSKEHRLRQYNVFYGWLLIAIIACELEIFLMYTGYIVHALHLADFSEPFALLIGPFLFLYVSSLARGPVNRKTIGAHTAFPIIYSLLLIPFLISSTDIKYNAWINAYHPGSPLRDVVYHFDPWMFVLTEWHTELVLISLAFYLVLSGGVIIQAFGKKNESFWSPQSLSLRTLRNGVMQIACFTLFILVVKLLNKEDTGDHLFATFGALLIYATSFSVMRGSGFFKQASLNEQQKYKGSSLTPAQQQALIDKLNYLMKAEKPFMRSDFSLPELAQELGVSVHVLSQAINDGLGKSFFELIAAYRVEEAKKLLKEQMNIKVEEIAEQVGYNSKSSFNTAFKKNTGMTPSEFRQQ from the coding sequence ATGGGTTATCGCATGGATTTTTTTGCCGTCTTTATATTGCTCGGCCTGGTACAAGCGGTATTCCTTACGCTATTTTTCTTCTCTAAAGAACATCGGTTACGACAATATAATGTGTTCTACGGGTGGTTGCTGATTGCCATCATCGCTTGCGAGCTTGAGATATTTCTCATGTACACCGGGTATATTGTTCACGCCCTTCATCTCGCGGATTTTTCTGAGCCTTTTGCCTTGCTTATCGGCCCGTTCCTTTTTCTGTATGTTAGCTCGTTGGCCCGCGGACCGGTAAATCGGAAAACCATTGGTGCCCACACGGCTTTCCCCATTATTTACTCCTTGCTGTTGATTCCCTTTCTGATCTCATCAACCGATATAAAATACAATGCGTGGATAAATGCCTATCATCCCGGTTCGCCCTTGAGGGATGTGGTTTACCACTTCGATCCGTGGATGTTCGTGTTAACGGAGTGGCATACGGAACTGGTGTTGATCAGCCTGGCGTTTTACCTGGTGCTTAGCGGAGGGGTTATCATTCAGGCGTTCGGTAAGAAGAATGAATCCTTTTGGTCTCCCCAATCATTATCATTACGAACCTTACGCAACGGAGTAATGCAGATTGCATGCTTCACGTTATTTATACTGGTTGTAAAACTTTTGAATAAGGAAGATACAGGCGACCATTTGTTTGCCACGTTTGGCGCATTACTGATTTATGCTACCAGCTTTTCGGTGATGCGAGGCTCCGGTTTTTTTAAACAGGCATCGCTTAATGAGCAACAGAAATATAAAGGTTCATCACTCACGCCAGCTCAGCAACAAGCGCTTATTGATAAACTGAATTACTTGATGAAAGCTGAGAAACCTTTCATGCGTTCTGATTTCTCACTTCCTGAATTGGCACAAGAGTTAGGCGTTTCGGTTCATGTGCTTTCGCAAGCGATTAATGACGGGTTGGGCAAAAGTTTTTTCGAGCTGATAGCCGCTTACCGTGTTGAGGAGGCAAAGAAATTATTAAAAGAGCAGATGAATATTAAAGTGGAAGAAATTGCGGAGCAGGTTGGGTATAATTCAAAATCATCGTTCAACACAGCATTCAAAAAAAATACGGGCATGACGCCTTCGGAATTTCGTCAGCAATAA
- a CDS encoding M20/M25/M40 family metallo-hydrolase: protein MKKTALLGLFGLLISASLFAQQFDEGRILSHIKVLASDDLQGRGTGTEGEKMAAEYISKTYKSLKLKPVGKAKNYLQPFEFKRGAHGEGEPGTAHNVVGFLDNKAEYTIVIGAHYDHLGIGEQGNSLDANPSGKIHNGADDNASGVAGVLELARYFSTNKIKEKYNFVFICFSGEEMGLFGSKHFTEHAPLDLTKVNYMINMDMIGRLDPQTKALAVNGTGTSPVWEPLLQKLASDQLKIKTDSSGIGPSDHTSFYLKNIPALHFFTGAHSDYHKPTDDWEKINTKGQADVLTLIAKLINELDSEPKLAFLTTKAKPMASRSAFKVTMGIMPSYTADEPGVKVDGVTDGRPGQKAGIQTGDIIIQMGDLTIKDIQDYMGALGKFDKGQTIPVKVKRGGEVITLTVNF from the coding sequence ATGAAAAAAACAGCACTTCTTGGTTTATTCGGATTATTAATTTCTGCCTCACTTTTTGCACAGCAATTCGATGAAGGTCGTATCCTTTCGCACATTAAAGTACTGGCTAGTGATGATCTTCAAGGGCGCGGCACAGGCACCGAAGGCGAAAAAATGGCTGCCGAATACATCTCCAAAACATACAAATCGCTTAAGCTAAAGCCGGTGGGCAAAGCCAAAAACTACCTTCAACCCTTTGAGTTTAAACGTGGGGCGCATGGTGAGGGCGAACCGGGCACCGCTCATAATGTGGTGGGTTTTCTCGACAATAAAGCGGAATACACCATTGTTATTGGCGCGCATTATGATCACTTGGGCATTGGTGAACAAGGGAATTCGCTGGATGCCAATCCAAGCGGTAAAATTCATAACGGTGCTGATGATAATGCCTCTGGCGTGGCGGGCGTACTTGAGCTTGCCCGATACTTCAGCACCAACAAGATTAAGGAGAAATACAATTTCGTTTTCATCTGCTTTTCGGGTGAAGAAATGGGTCTGTTCGGATCAAAGCATTTTACAGAGCATGCGCCACTTGATCTGACGAAAGTAAATTACATGATCAACATGGATATGATTGGTAGACTTGATCCACAAACGAAAGCCCTGGCCGTGAACGGGACAGGAACAAGCCCGGTGTGGGAGCCATTGTTGCAGAAATTAGCATCCGATCAATTGAAAATAAAAACAGATTCTTCGGGAATCGGACCTTCTGATCATACTTCGTTTTACCTGAAAAATATTCCGGCACTTCATTTCTTCACAGGGGCGCATTCCGATTATCACAAACCCACAGATGATTGGGAAAAAATAAACACCAAAGGTCAGGCAGATGTGCTAACCCTGATTGCTAAATTGATTAACGAATTGGACAGTGAACCCAAGCTTGCCTTTCTTACTACCAAAGCAAAACCGATGGCGAGCCGCTCTGCTTTTAAAGTAACCATGGGCATTATGCCCAGCTATACAGCCGATGAACCTGGCGTTAAAGTGGATGGAGTAACCGATGGCAGACCCGGACAAAAAGCAGGCATTCAAACCGGAGACATTATCATCCAAATGGGCGACCTGACCATAAAAGACATTCAGGATTATATGGGTGCACTCGGAAAGTTTGATAAAGGGCAAACCATTCCGGTGAAGGTGAAGCGGGGTGGTGAAGTAATTACGCTCACCGTAAATTTCTAA
- a CDS encoding acyl-CoA dehydrogenase, whose translation MNFQLTEEHIAVQQAARDFAQNELLPGVIDRDTEQKFPAEQVKKMGELGFMGMMVDPKYNGGGMDTISYVLAMEEISKIDASASVCMSVNNSLVCWGLEKFGTEEQKEKYLKRLAAGEIIGAFCLSEPEAGSDATSQRTTAEDKGDHYLLNGTKNWITNGNSASVYIVIAQTDAAKRHKGINALIVEKGMHGFVVGKKEDKMGIRGSDTHSLMFTDVKVPKANRIGEDGFGFTFAMTTLNGGRIGIASQALGIASGAYELALTYSKERKAFGKHLAEHQAIQFKLAEMATKIDAARLLVWNAACLKDQGKDFVKAAAQAKLFASQIAQEVTTEAVQIHGGYGYVKEFHVERLMRDAKITQIYEGTTEIQKLVISRELLR comes from the coding sequence ATGAATTTTCAACTAACCGAAGAGCACATTGCCGTACAACAAGCTGCCAGAGATTTTGCGCAGAATGAATTATTGCCGGGTGTAATTGATCGGGATACCGAGCAGAAGTTTCCGGCCGAGCAGGTAAAGAAAATGGGTGAACTCGGTTTCATGGGTATGATGGTGGATCCGAAATACAATGGTGGAGGAATGGACACCATCTCCTATGTGTTGGCGATGGAAGAGATTTCAAAGATTGATGCATCGGCTTCGGTGTGTATGTCGGTAAACAACTCATTGGTGTGTTGGGGATTGGAGAAATTTGGAACGGAAGAACAAAAGGAAAAATATTTAAAGCGCCTGGCTGCAGGCGAGATCATCGGTGCGTTTTGTTTGTCGGAGCCCGAAGCAGGCTCAGATGCGACAAGCCAGCGTACTACTGCAGAAGATAAAGGCGATCACTATCTTTTAAACGGAACAAAAAACTGGATCACCAACGGCAACAGTGCCAGTGTATATATAGTCATCGCCCAAACCGATGCAGCCAAGCGCCATAAGGGTATTAATGCCTTGATTGTTGAAAAGGGAATGCACGGCTTTGTAGTTGGCAAGAAGGAAGACAAGATGGGCATCCGTGGTTCGGATACACACTCGCTAATGTTCACCGATGTAAAGGTGCCGAAAGCCAATCGTATTGGTGAAGATGGTTTTGGTTTTACCTTCGCCATGACCACCTTAAATGGTGGACGAATAGGTATTGCTTCGCAGGCGTTGGGTATCGCTTCAGGTGCTTATGAGTTAGCGCTAACATATTCCAAAGAAAGAAAAGCTTTCGGAAAACATCTGGCCGAGCATCAGGCCATTCAATTCAAGTTGGCGGAAATGGCTACAAAAATTGATGCAGCCCGTTTGTTGGTTTGGAATGCAGCGTGCCTGAAAGACCAGGGGAAGGATTTTGTTAAGGCGGCAGCGCAAGCCAAACTTTTCGCTTCACAGATTGCTCAGGAGGTAACTACCGAAGCGGTTCAGATTCATGGTGGTTACGGCTACGTGAAAGAGTTTCACGTTGAGCGCCTCATGCGCGATGCGAAGATCACGCAGATTTATGAAGGCACAACAGAAATTCAGAAGCTGGTTATTTCACGGGAGCTTCTTCGTTAA
- a CDS encoding zinc metallopeptidase, protein MGVFIIGGIFMVIGMIVSGRLKSKFRKYSEIRLNRDLSGAEIAKLMLADNGIHDVQVLSVEGELSDHYNPANKTVNLSPEVYHGRSAAAAAVAAHECGHAVQHATAYSMLQFRSAMVPIQNVSGKIMNMIFWAMILGGSFMQSILPWNSALLIIIACYGVFTLFAFVTLPVEFDASRRALAWIENRGIVNRQEHDMAKDALKWAAMTYVVAAIGALTTLLYYVMMFLGGRDD, encoded by the coding sequence ATGGGTGTTTTCATTATTGGTGGAATTTTCATGGTGATCGGGATGATCGTTAGCGGCAGACTGAAAAGTAAATTCCGCAAGTATTCCGAAATCCGGTTGAACCGCGATTTATCAGGTGCTGAAATTGCCAAGCTGATGCTGGCCGATAACGGCATTCACGATGTGCAGGTACTGAGTGTGGAGGGTGAACTTTCCGACCACTACAATCCGGCAAACAAAACCGTAAACCTTAGCCCTGAAGTTTATCATGGCAGAAGCGCTGCCGCAGCGGCCGTTGCTGCCCACGAATGTGGTCACGCGGTGCAGCATGCTACGGCTTACTCCATGCTTCAGTTCCGTTCGGCTATGGTGCCCATTCAAAATGTGAGTGGTAAAATCATGAACATGATTTTTTGGGCTATGATTTTGGGAGGTTCATTCATGCAAAGCATTTTGCCCTGGAACTCAGCTTTGCTGATCATTATTGCCTGTTACGGGGTGTTCACTTTGTTTGCCTTTGTAACGCTACCGGTTGAATTTGATGCCAGCCGCAGGGCATTGGCCTGGATCGAAAACCGTGGAATTGTAAACCGCCAGGAGCATGACATGGCAAAGGATGCGCTCAAGTGGGCCGCCATGACATATGTGGTGGCTGCAATCGGTGCGCTGACTACCCTCTTATATTATGTGATGATGTTTCTGGGTGGGCGTGATGATTAA
- a CDS encoding lysylphosphatidylglycerol synthase transmembrane domain-containing protein — MGSRIRVFVQYILVLAATVFLVWFSLRAIQVEEGQNKWDYLLNTWHRADKFWLMVMLVFVMISHVLRAERWRMLLKSAGHSTSLYKGFLSLMVGYLVNLVIPRGGEVSRCFNLYKLHKIPVEVSFGTVVVERIADLFFLVIVLTLAFVVEADKLFGFIETLPIQPVLGQGKLGLIITVLVALIVISLIGFYILKRNQKLRDRVRNVWKGFKTGLTSVLKLESKGLFILHSVVIWVLYFLMSYAVIRAFDETAHLGFGAVLSLFAIGTIAMAAPLPGGAGSYHVLLPAGLSLLYQVPQADAVAFTFVFHGWQTLIMIVGGVISLILTSVLLRKQKSAPPVSDEQPSD; from the coding sequence TTGGGTTCACGCATCCGGGTATTTGTTCAATACATTCTTGTCCTCGCAGCCACCGTTTTTCTCGTGTGGTTTTCGCTGCGTGCCATTCAGGTTGAGGAAGGTCAGAATAAATGGGATTACCTCTTAAACACGTGGCATCGGGCCGATAAGTTTTGGCTCATGGTCATGCTGGTTTTTGTGATGATCAGTCACGTGCTTCGGGCCGAACGCTGGCGGATGTTATTAAAGTCGGCAGGCCATAGTACTTCCTTGTATAAGGGTTTTCTTTCGTTGATGGTGGGTTATCTCGTAAACCTGGTTATTCCACGGGGTGGGGAAGTCTCACGGTGTTTTAATTTATATAAGCTCCACAAAATTCCCGTGGAGGTTTCATTCGGCACGGTGGTGGTAGAACGAATTGCCGATTTGTTTTTTTTGGTGATTGTGTTGACCCTGGCATTTGTGGTTGAGGCTGATAAACTTTTTGGATTCATAGAAACCTTACCCATTCAACCAGTACTTGGCCAGGGCAAATTGGGTTTGATTATAACGGTGCTTGTTGCGCTGATCGTGATCAGCCTGATTGGCTTTTATATCTTAAAAAGAAATCAAAAGCTTCGTGATCGGGTTCGCAACGTATGGAAGGGATTTAAAACCGGCCTAACCTCAGTACTCAAACTTGAAAGTAAAGGGCTTTTCATTTTGCACTCCGTTGTCATTTGGGTTTTGTACTTTCTGATGAGTTATGCCGTAATCCGTGCGTTTGATGAAACTGCCCATCTTGGCTTTGGGGCAGTACTTTCACTTTTTGCCATTGGCACCATTGCCATGGCTGCACCGCTTCCGGGTGGGGCCGGGTCGTATCATGTTCTGTTACCGGCCGGACTTTCCCTATTGTACCAGGTTCCGCAAGCTGATGCGGTAGCGTTTACATTCGTTTTCCATGGCTGGCAAACCCTGATTATGATTGTGGGCGGGGTTATCTCCTTAATTTTGACGTCTGTTCTTCTTAGAAAACAAAAGAGTGCACCACCCGTATCGGATGAGCAACCTTCTGATTAG
- a CDS encoding aspartate 1-decarboxylase → MRIEVLKSKIHRAKITQAELHYVGSITIDETLMDAAGFIEGEKVTVVNVNNGERLETYVIKGERDSGMICLNGPAARKVQVGDIVIIFSYASMKLEKAKTFKPTIVFPTPDNRLN, encoded by the coding sequence ATGAGAATTGAAGTTTTAAAGTCGAAAATACATCGGGCAAAAATTACCCAGGCCGAGCTGCATTATGTAGGTAGCATAACCATTGATGAAACGCTTATGGATGCTGCCGGATTTATAGAAGGCGAAAAGGTGACCGTTGTAAACGTGAATAACGGTGAGCGTTTGGAGACCTATGTCATCAAAGGAGAACGTGACTCCGGTATGATTTGCCTTAATGGGCCGGCTGCTCGCAAAGTGCAGGTGGGGGATATCGTAATCATTTTTTCATACGCCTCCATGAAGCTTGAAAAAGCCAAAACTTTTAAACCCACTATTGTTTTCCCAACACCCGATAACCGATTAAATTGA
- the panC gene encoding pantoate--beta-alanine ligase, which produces MQIFREIKPLRAFLVEKWRAGQKPGFVPTMGALHRGHLELVAASRANHPFTVCSVFVNPTQFNNAEDFAKYPRNIERDIDLLKQEGCDVLFCPDEAEMRPDSQFLNFDFGHLDKVMEGKFRPGHFSGVAQVVSKLFHIVEPDTAYFGQKDWQQFVIICTLVNELKFNVKLKAVETVREPDGLAMSSRNERLSEVQRKEATLLSKCLNEAREQLLHGKSVEDVKKSVTNTFNQNEALQLEYFEMVNAENLTPIKSVGDADRAILCMAAYVGGVRLIDNMFV; this is translated from the coding sequence ATGCAGATTTTCAGGGAAATTAAGCCCCTAAGGGCATTTTTGGTTGAAAAATGGAGGGCTGGACAAAAGCCCGGATTTGTTCCCACCATGGGGGCCCTTCACCGCGGACATTTGGAATTAGTTGCCGCTTCACGTGCCAACCACCCGTTTACCGTTTGCTCTGTTTTTGTTAACCCCACCCAGTTCAATAATGCTGAGGATTTCGCCAAATACCCCCGAAATATTGAACGGGATATTGATTTATTAAAGCAGGAAGGGTGCGATGTGTTGTTTTGTCCGGATGAAGCCGAGATGCGCCCGGATAGCCAATTCCTGAATTTTGATTTTGGGCACCTGGATAAAGTGATGGAAGGAAAATTTCGTCCGGGTCATTTCAGTGGGGTCGCGCAAGTGGTATCAAAGCTGTTTCATATTGTGGAGCCAGATACGGCCTATTTCGGACAGAAGGATTGGCAACAGTTTGTGATCATCTGCACGTTGGTTAATGAGTTAAAGTTTAACGTAAAGCTTAAGGCAGTTGAAACCGTTCGTGAACCTGATGGCCTTGCAATGTCTTCAAGAAACGAACGACTTTCAGAAGTGCAACGAAAGGAGGCCACTTTACTATCAAAATGTTTGAATGAGGCCCGCGAACAACTTCTGCACGGAAAGTCTGTTGAAGATGTAAAGAAAAGTGTCACGAACACGTTTAATCAAAATGAAGCTTTGCAGCTTGAATATTTTGAAATGGTAAACGCAGAGAACCTAACCCCAATCAAATCTGTTGGGGATGCTGACCGTGCTATACTGTGTATGGCTGCCTATGTGGGTGGGGTTCGTTTAATTGATAATATGTTTGTTTGA
- a CDS encoding glycogen/starch synthase: MSKLRILYVASEINPFLQTSEVADFVRKLPQAMQEKGMEIRILVPRFGIINERKNRLHEVVRLSGINIAVGDEEKPLTIKVASIPNAKLQVYFIDNEDYFHRKSVFHDKENRFYADNDERAIFFCKGAIETVRKLGWAPDVVHCNDWITSFIPLYLKTTYKNDPLFKNAKTVFTIYNNSFTHKFKEDIMSKVKMMDIEDKMLGNLKSADYEGFIRMGVEFSDAVIVAGENKKLEGLFKKIKEKKVETIDKDENYTESYFNLYNELVG, translated from the coding sequence ATGTCGAAACTCCGTATTCTTTATGTAGCCAGCGAGATCAATCCCTTTCTGCAAACTTCTGAGGTAGCCGATTTTGTACGCAAGTTACCCCAGGCCATGCAGGAAAAGGGAATGGAGATCCGCATACTGGTGCCGCGCTTTGGGATTATTAATGAGAGAAAGAACCGGTTACATGAAGTAGTCAGATTATCGGGGATTAACATTGCCGTAGGTGATGAGGAAAAGCCCTTGACAATCAAGGTGGCTTCTATCCCGAATGCCAAACTTCAGGTTTACTTTATTGATAATGAAGATTACTTCCACAGAAAGTCTGTATTTCACGATAAAGAAAATCGCTTTTATGCCGATAACGATGAGCGTGCAATCTTCTTTTGCAAAGGTGCTATTGAAACCGTTCGTAAATTAGGGTGGGCACCGGATGTGGTACACTGCAACGACTGGATTACCAGCTTCATTCCGTTGTACTTGAAAACCACCTACAAGAACGATCCGTTGTTCAAGAACGCAAAAACTGTTTTCACCATTTACAATAATAGCTTTACGCATAAGTTCAAGGAAGACATTATGAGCAAAGTGAAGATGATGGACATTGAAGACAAGATGTTGGGCAACCTGAAGTCGGCCGACTACGAAGGATTCATCCGCATGGGTGTTGAATTCTCCGATGCGGTTATTGTGGCAGGCGAGAACAAAAAACTTGAAGGGCTCTTCAAAAAAATAAAAGAAAAGAAAGTCGAAACCATCGACAAAGACGAAAACTACACCGAATCATACTTCAATTTATATAATGAACTTGTGGGTTAA
- a CDS encoding DUF4270 family protein: MNLWVKRTWQLLLAALFLVACEDETSLLGFKANNRFNVKFQEFLVGDGAIVATDPELTDQGTGARRLLAGEHNDPIIGAIKTEVFTEFLPALTTKLAQKEDHTYVYDSITLQLRLDGYSYGLNTSSAGTGKLSIRKITEANPLNLRQEYFTIPGTDKEVLVNIANRYYSNSTVNYADEAEEIGETQFQQIYQFEQEERRVATNITVERINRQDTLVARARLDDSFGLELFNVALNDDDQNFSNATKFRSLFKGLALIPEGCDAVYGLEPANAYSQIRLYYHSELAGQVVDTLARDFGFSGVSFHNIIPDRVAELPVVDPPYAAGEATTSLRVVQGGYPMVTKVDLSSFYEEFADEVSEKNIIINAAEIVIESVNTTGDYKPLPVLELRLMQEDNNFLDYRELDQTTKDSLNKFFMFTNLINYYVSSDLSQQSQNRIAGSLLYNSSTKTYTGSITLFIQTLFQNKNSQYRPLYLGLYPGTSITGVPSTVPTGKTLDRTVFTKENIKLRVYYTQPNNQNL, translated from the coding sequence ATGAACTTGTGGGTTAAGCGAACATGGCAGCTACTTTTAGCTGCTTTGTTTTTGGTGGCTTGTGAAGATGAGACAAGCCTGTTGGGGTTTAAAGCTAATAACCGGTTTAATGTAAAGTTTCAGGAGTTTCTTGTTGGAGATGGGGCAATTGTTGCTACCGATCCTGAGTTAACCGATCAAGGAACAGGTGCAAGAAGACTACTTGCCGGTGAACACAATGACCCGATTATTGGCGCCATTAAGACAGAAGTTTTCACAGAGTTCTTACCTGCACTTACAACCAAGCTTGCTCAAAAAGAGGATCACACCTATGTGTATGACTCCATTACGCTGCAACTTCGATTAGATGGCTATTCATATGGTTTGAATACCAGTTCTGCCGGAACAGGCAAACTCAGCATTCGGAAAATTACAGAAGCAAATCCGTTAAATTTACGGCAAGAGTACTTCACGATACCTGGAACCGACAAAGAAGTATTAGTAAACATTGCTAACCGATACTATTCCAATTCAACCGTTAATTATGCTGATGAAGCAGAAGAAATTGGTGAAACCCAATTCCAACAAATTTATCAGTTTGAACAGGAAGAAAGACGTGTTGCTACAAACATTACGGTTGAAAGAATAAACCGGCAAGATACACTGGTGGCAAGAGCAAGGCTTGATGACAGTTTTGGACTTGAACTTTTCAATGTAGCACTCAACGATGATGATCAGAATTTTTCAAACGCGACTAAGTTTCGTTCATTATTTAAGGGCCTGGCACTTATTCCTGAGGGATGCGATGCTGTGTATGGACTTGAACCAGCAAATGCCTATTCTCAAATAAGATTGTACTATCACTCCGAACTTGCTGGTCAGGTTGTGGATACCCTGGCACGTGATTTTGGATTTTCAGGTGTTTCTTTTCATAATATTATTCCTGATCGTGTAGCCGAATTACCCGTTGTTGATCCTCCTTATGCAGCAGGAGAAGCAACCACCAGTCTACGTGTAGTACAGGGCGGTTATCCTATGGTTACTAAAGTTGACTTAAGCAGTTTTTACGAAGAATTTGCTGACGAGGTATCTGAAAAAAACATTATCATAAATGCTGCAGAAATTGTCATTGAATCAGTGAATACAACTGGTGACTATAAGCCTTTGCCTGTATTAGAATTACGGCTGATGCAGGAGGATAATAATTTTTTGGATTATCGTGAACTCGATCAGACTACTAAAGATTCGCTGAACAAGTTTTTCATGTTCACCAACTTGATCAACTATTACGTTAGCAGTGACTTATCTCAACAAAGTCAGAATCGAATTGCTGGTAGCTTGCTTTATAATAGTTCAACCAAGACCTACACGGGTTCAATTACCTTGTTTATTCAAACGCTCTTTCAAAACAAAAACAGTCAGTATAGGCCACTTTATTTAGGCTTGTACCCAGGCACAAGCATTACAGGAGTTCCTTCGACAGTGCCCACCGGCAAAACACTTGATCGCACCGTCTTTACGAAAGAAAATATAAAACTGCGTGTTTATTATACGCAGCCGAATAATCAAAACCTTTAA